The following is a genomic window from Primulina huaijiensis isolate GDHJ02 unplaced genomic scaffold, ASM1229523v2 scaffold207948, whole genome shotgun sequence.
GCACTTGTATCGCCACAGTCCAATCCTATATTATCCGGATTCAGGATGTGCATGTGTGGGCTTGGGGGTGACATGATCAAACAAGGGAAGGGAAAGCAAGGCTAATTTTAGAGCAAATATGCCATTCAGTTTGATGTGATATTACAAGCACTAATGCGATACTGCTTTCTAGACCATAGAGTTTAAATATGGATAGTGCATGCCATTTAAATTCATAATACTAATCTTTAACTAGCTGTTATACCATAGAGTGCATGTTTCAACAAATTTAGAGACAATAGGGTTGGAAGTAGAATATAATAGAAACTTCTAACTTGTTGTACCAGTCAAATGACAATCTAACTATGTCTAAGCACTTCAACATGAATGTATATGGCAAAATTAGAGAACCTATAAAACTTTCAAGTTAACCAACAAAGATCAGATGCTGCCATGCAAAAAATATCTCTCAACAACATTACCAGAGACTCCAAATCTCCAATATCAAAATAGTAGATGTTATCTCATCTAAAACTATCAACACCACCAAAACAACTTCGCACTCCAAACAATTAGCCAAATGGCGGCCAGTGGTTTCTTTGGAAAAACTCCTTCTCATATTGGATGCGTATGACTATATTAAAATTGGCATCCACATAAATaggatataataaatttttttatctaaagTCTAATCAAATTATGTAGGCCTCGAATGCCATGCGAAGAGAATATAGAGCGAGTAAACTTTAGAAATGAGAGTTACTTGACCATGCTACAAATTGCCAAATGTAACCTCCCATTAGAGTAAAGTTAGAGCAACAAAGCAATTTGGCTTATTACCTGGGATGGTAGGAGGGGACCCTTGCTCCCCATAACCAAGTTTAGAAGGAATTTTCAGCTTTCTCTTCTCACCCAAGCACATTGCCAGGATTCCTTGATCCCATCCTGCAAATGATAGCTTGATTTCGTTAAAAAAGATGCTTCCAACCGGCAAAGGTTCTCTCCATCCCAACTACTTTTAAGAGTTCAATTTTCTTATCACTTGACAAATGTAACTTACTAACAAGAAATTCACTCTTCTCATCATTTTCTCATGTTAATATCAGTAATGGACCAGTTTCTGAAATCCCCTCCTTCCAACGTACAAAGGACGACAAATATGCTACAAAATTTATCCTCTTATTTTCATAAACGGTATCAACCCTCCTTTTAAATGTAGCCATTCACGTTATTCCCACGTCACAATTTCTCGCCTTGCATAGGAGACTTCAGATGTCATGATACATACCAACGATTTATAAAATAacagaaaattttttttctctcaactttctgGTAATTTTTTAGCTAGGTGCTACAAACAAATTAGGCGCAAAGATTTCAATCCAGGTGCAGGAAAGGCAACTGGTGCATGTGAAAAAAAAGTAGGCATTCCTGCTCGTCAGTTTCAGTCTACTGAAACCAAATACCTCATATTTATATGACATTCACCATATTATGCAGCTGCCCTTTTTGGTCACATGTAGAAAGTATGCTACGCCGTAGCATATAAACTTCGTAGCCCAATAACATACAAAAGTACGAGAGCCAAATAAGTTATAATACTATCATCTTTCACCTTTTAGGCATATGGACAGAACAAAAACAGAACTTTCTTGAAAGTTTAAAAACAGGGGAAAAGTTAAATCAATTTAGAATGTTGTGGTGAAGTAATAGTCTCTAACCTTTGATAACTTGGCCGCTACCAAGTTCAAATTGAATGGGATCCCCTCTTTCAAAGCTGGAATCGAAAACAGTTCCATCTGTAAGCTTTCCCTGAAAATATCATCAGAATTTACATAAACAGATCAGACAAGTTGACTGCCTGAACTTCGATactaataagaaaaaaaataagcaAATTAATTGGCATCACAATGCTAAATGGAAGGGCACATTCCATAATCTGTATCttttaaatcaaactctttaagTGGCTTAGCACTAAAAAGATTAACTTTCTCCCCTTTACACCGAAAGGATTTTAGAAGGtgtagtaaaaaaatcatatgtttTGTTGGGATAGCTAAATACATGTTAAGGTGAAGGCCCTTTAAGTTATGTATGTTGTCACTCGTGGCACAAAAGCCAATGCAAGCTAAGCTTTTTCTAAGGAAAGGTAACAAGAAATCTAAAATAACTTCAAAATGCAAGGTTCTGTGAAGATGCAATACGTAGTTTTAAtcacataaaagaaaaaaaactttCCATGACTAAACCTCGTGACTTGCGATTTGTGAATCACAATTGACTGGTCTTGCAGTCCCATTATCATTAAAAAACTGAACTGATGGATTTATAAAAAAACTGCAACGATGAATGgtaaaaaaagaattaaaaaaaatattacccgAAAAAAGTGCAGAGGCTATGTTAGACAGGAAACTCTCCCTATGAGGTACATGTTGTCTAACTCTCCCTATGAAGTACATGCATTGGATCAGATTTTTCTATGCTACATGGTGTAAAATTCACCCATGTAGTGTGGCTAAATGAAAGTTCTTGGATTCCTTAGTTGTGGTGTGGGCCCCATATGTAAGATATACGTCGCCCACATTAtcaaatggtaaaaattatGGAGAGAACTACACGAAGCGTAGCAGAGTCAGACCACGTTGGATGATGTGCATCTCACA
Proteins encoded in this region:
- the LOC140966774 gene encoding FK506-binding protein 2-like, coding for FQGKLTDGTVFDSSFERGDPIQFELGSGQVIKGWDQGILAMCLGEKRKLKIPSKLGYGEQGSPPTIPGGATLIFDTELVAVNGKTLNGEKSDDSEL